Proteins from a genomic interval of Pseudophryne corroboree isolate aPseCor3 chromosome 4, aPseCor3.hap2, whole genome shotgun sequence:
- the LOC134911628 gene encoding uncharacterized protein LOC134911628 codes for MQVVADVQEGQNPSTVQRVHTLASEITSRQDTYTNVVGSRLDNIERTMEKMSNSLLEMQKALADSTATMLQVRMEDHRETMDVLHILAESMSRLVENTTCLAHSNTNMSESHRQSSSSQQLIATTLQMIYDKLPEPAHQHAGDPPFPPSQATRTPRTLPQLPSQYRQSQMYQGYTGMYPTHQMPPPPAATSTAAWAHRPSQRTIQPPRTSTPHQEEHQDPDRLPP; via the coding sequence atgcaagtggtggcagacgtccaggaagggcagaatccctcaactgttcagagggttcacaccctggcatcggagattacttcccgccaggatacgtacacaaatgtcgttggaagcagactggacaacattgagaggacaatggagaagatgtcaaacagtctgcttgaaatgcagaaggctcttgccgacagcacggccacaatgctacaggtcagaatggaagatcatagggagactatggacgtccttcacattctggccgaatccatgaGCCGGCTCGTGGAGAACACAACATGTCTGGCACACAGCAAtaccaacatgtcggagagccatcgacaatcctcatccagccaacagctcatcgcaacaacactgcagatgatctatgacaagctcccagaaccagctcatcaacacgctggtgatccaccatttccgccgtcacaagccacaaggacgcctcgtacccttccACAACtaccatcccagtacagacagtcacagatgtaccagggatatacagggatgtaccccacccaccagatgcctccaccaccggccgccacATCTACAGCCGCATGGGCACATAGGCCCAGTCAACGCACTAttcagcctcccaggacatcgacaCCCCACCAGGAGGAACaccaggatccggacagacttccaccataa